The Streptomyces sp. NBC_00224 genome has a window encoding:
- a CDS encoding pyridoxamine 5'-phosphate oxidase family protein yields the protein MSLPRGRTSAPEVSASVEAFLTEPLVATLTTLRPDGSPHVAPVRFTWDAASGLARVMTVATSRKARNVLANPGSRAVLCQVEGFAWVTLEGTGTVSDDPARVAEGARRYAKRYWSAPPNPPGRVVLEIAVDRVMNLNT from the coding sequence ATGTCACTGCCCCGAGGGCGGACGAGCGCTCCGGAGGTCTCCGCCTCGGTGGAGGCGTTCCTCACCGAACCGCTCGTCGCCACGCTGACCACCCTGCGGCCCGACGGCTCGCCCCATGTGGCGCCCGTACGGTTCACCTGGGACGCGGCGTCGGGGCTCGCCCGGGTCATGACGGTCGCCACCTCGCGCAAGGCGCGCAACGTGCTGGCGAACCCGGGTAGCCGGGCCGTCCTGTGTCAGGTGGAGGGCTTCGCCTGGGTCACCCTGGAAGGCACCGGCACGGTGTCGGACGACCCGGCGCGGGTGGCCGAGGGCGCGCGGCGCTATGCCAAGCGCTATTGGTCGGCGCCGCCGAATCCGCCGGGCCGGGTGGTTCTGGAGATCGCGGTCGACCGGGTGATGAACCTCAATACGTAA
- a CDS encoding BTAD domain-containing putative transcriptional regulator has product MKIQVLGPLSAEVNRVSVVPTAGKPRQILALLALYPGRVIPVPTLMEEIWGTDLPQSALTTLQTYILQLRRRLAGAMGPDAQVSAKDVLATRYGGYLLQIPSEAVDVHTYEQLAAEGQLAFDEGHNERAADCFRRALDLWDGPALVDVRVGPILDIEVMRLEESRLVVKERRIDADLRLGRHAELTAELTDLIARNPQHEGLHSQAMVALYRSGRQATALDVYRRLRGRLIEDLGVEPSPQLQRLHQAILAVDPQLDVVAGPRRTSTFDLYAA; this is encoded by the coding sequence GTGAAAATTCAGGTCCTGGGCCCTTTGAGTGCCGAAGTGAACAGAGTCTCCGTCGTCCCCACGGCGGGCAAGCCCCGTCAGATCCTCGCGCTGCTCGCCCTGTACCCGGGGCGCGTCATCCCCGTACCGACGCTGATGGAGGAGATCTGGGGCACCGATCTGCCGCAGAGCGCGCTGACCACCCTGCAGACGTACATCCTTCAGCTGCGGCGCCGGCTCGCCGGTGCGATGGGTCCCGATGCGCAAGTTTCGGCCAAGGATGTTCTGGCCACCCGCTACGGCGGCTATCTGCTCCAGATCCCGTCCGAGGCGGTCGACGTCCACACGTACGAACAGCTGGCGGCGGAGGGCCAGTTGGCGTTCGACGAGGGCCACAACGAGCGGGCGGCGGACTGCTTCCGGCGTGCGCTCGACCTGTGGGACGGGCCCGCGCTGGTGGACGTGCGGGTCGGGCCGATCCTCGACATCGAGGTGATGCGCCTGGAGGAGAGCCGGCTGGTGGTCAAGGAGCGCCGGATCGACGCCGACCTACGCCTGGGCCGGCACGCCGAACTCACCGCCGAGCTCACCGATCTGATCGCCCGCAACCCGCAGCACGAGGGGCTGCACTCGCAGGCCATGGTGGCTCTCTACCGCTCCGGACGGCAGGCCACCGCGCTCGATGTGTACCGCAGGCTGCGCGGCCGGCTCATCGAGGACCTCGGTGTGGAGCCCTCGCCGCAGCTCCAGCGGCTGCACCAGGCGATCCTCGCCGTCGACCCCCAGCTCGACGTCGTCGCGGGCCCCCGCCGCACCTCCACCTTCGATCTGTACGCGGCCTGA
- a CDS encoding carboxymuconolactone decarboxylase family protein translates to MALGKASKEVPGVDVKLLELLHLRASQINGDGANADRHPRLAKAAGETSDERLFAVAAWRNTPYFTDAERAALALAEAVTRLSDREDAVSDEVWNDAAKHFNEQQLAAIVLSVATANLWNRLHVAIGQVADPNS, encoded by the coding sequence GTGGCCCTCGGAAAGGCCAGCAAGGAAGTTCCCGGCGTCGATGTGAAGCTGCTTGAGCTGCTGCATCTGCGCGCGAGCCAGATCAACGGCGACGGCGCCAACGCGGACCGTCACCCGCGTCTGGCGAAGGCCGCGGGCGAGACCTCGGACGAGCGCCTGTTCGCCGTGGCCGCCTGGCGCAACACCCCGTACTTCACGGACGCCGAGCGTGCCGCCCTGGCGCTCGCCGAGGCCGTGACCCGCCTCTCGGACCGTGAGGACGCGGTCTCGGACGAGGTGTGGAACGACGCGGCCAAGCACTTCAACGAGCAGCAGCTCGCGGCGATCGTCCTCTCGGTCGCCACCGCGAACCTGTGGAACCGTCTGCACGTGGCCATCGGCCAGGTTGCCGACCCCAACAGCTGA
- a CDS encoding MFS transporter: MAAADSLARSGPGAGFKPGAILAFVCLGQFMVFIDVSIVNLALPSIQDGLDMSDVSLNYIVTAYSTVLGGFLLLGGRLADTFGRRKFLMGGFLVFALASLTSGLAQNAAMLITSRGFQGLGASMIAPAALSILTNTFPEGPERNKALGVWGSLAGIASILGVILGGVLADGPGWEWIFWINVPIGIVLAVLAPKIVPESKSDAPRQRFDFAGAGTLTAGLLLLIFTLGEAINVGWGTARTIGSLIGVVVLLTAFLVIETKVEAPMMPLRIFRLKTMRVANISAILVFGTFGALFFFASLFMQQAFGYSPMKAGFAYVPLALSVAIGAGAASGIIAKVAARPVLAVGLTLTTSGLLLLWRAPADGSYVVDLLPAFILLGLGCGMVFVTLQIAAFIGISDEEAGVGAGLINTSQEAGGALGLAVIATIAYNGLEDKLAKTGGNPTKIHDIQATANHHAFLAAAILSFGALLVALFFMPKGAQSMSSAHAHGTGEAEAAGTPEAAGVEK, encoded by the coding sequence ATGGCTGCCGCCGACTCACTCGCGCGGTCGGGACCCGGGGCTGGTTTCAAGCCCGGTGCGATCCTGGCGTTTGTCTGCCTGGGCCAGTTCATGGTCTTCATCGACGTGTCGATCGTGAACCTCGCCCTGCCGTCCATTCAGGACGGCCTCGACATGTCCGATGTCAGTCTGAACTACATCGTCACCGCCTACTCGACCGTGCTCGGCGGCTTCCTGCTGCTCGGCGGACGGCTCGCCGACACCTTCGGTCGGCGGAAGTTCCTGATGGGCGGCTTCCTGGTCTTCGCCCTCGCCTCGCTCACCTCGGGTCTGGCGCAGAACGCCGCCATGCTGATCACCTCCCGCGGCTTCCAGGGCCTCGGCGCCTCGATGATCGCCCCCGCGGCGCTCTCGATCCTGACCAACACCTTCCCGGAGGGCCCGGAGCGCAACAAGGCCCTCGGTGTGTGGGGTTCGCTCGCCGGTATCGCCTCCATCCTCGGTGTGATCCTCGGCGGTGTCCTCGCCGACGGCCCCGGCTGGGAGTGGATCTTCTGGATCAACGTGCCGATCGGCATCGTGCTGGCCGTGCTCGCGCCGAAGATCGTCCCCGAGTCGAAGTCCGACGCCCCGCGCCAGCGCTTCGACTTCGCCGGCGCCGGGACCCTCACCGCCGGTCTGCTGCTCCTCATCTTCACCCTCGGTGAAGCCATCAACGTCGGCTGGGGCACCGCGCGTACGATCGGCAGCCTCATCGGTGTCGTCGTCCTGCTGACCGCCTTCCTCGTCATCGAGACCAAGGTCGAGGCGCCGATGATGCCGCTGCGCATCTTCCGCCTCAAGACGATGCGCGTCGCCAACATCTCCGCGATCCTCGTCTTCGGTACGTTCGGCGCGCTGTTCTTCTTCGCCAGCCTCTTCATGCAGCAGGCGTTCGGTTACTCCCCGATGAAGGCCGGCTTCGCCTATGTGCCGCTCGCCCTCTCGGTGGCCATCGGCGCCGGTGCCGCCTCCGGCATCATCGCCAAGGTGGCGGCCCGCCCGGTGCTCGCCGTCGGTCTGACCCTCACCACCAGCGGCCTGCTGCTCCTGTGGCGCGCCCCGGCCGACGGCTCGTACGTGGTCGACCTGCTCCCCGCGTTCATCCTGCTCGGCCTCGGCTGCGGCATGGTCTTCGTGACCCTGCAGATCGCCGCGTTCATCGGTATCTCGGACGAGGAGGCGGGCGTCGGCGCCGGTCTCATCAACACCAGCCAGGAGGCCGGTGGCGCCCTCGGTCTCGCCGTGATCGCGACCATCGCGTACAACGGCCTGGAGGACAAGCTCGCCAAGACCGGTGGCAACCCCACCAAGATCCACGACATCCAGGCGACGGCCAACCACCACGCCTTCCTCGCCGCCGCGATCCTCAGCTTCGGCGCTCTCCTGGTGGCCCTGTTCTTCATGCCGAAGGGCGCGCAGTCGATGAGCTCGGCGCACGCGCACGGCACCGGGGAAGCGGAGGCCGCGGGCACGCCCGAGGCCGCCGGCGTCGAGAAGTGA
- a CDS encoding FAD-dependent monooxygenase gives MTQGAIVVGAGPVGLMLAGELRLAGVEVALYDKLPAPSGESRGLGFTGRTAEVLDQRGLLSKLGEFRWGKQGHFGGVRINFDELDESHYGIMGLAQSRTEETLGKWVEELGVTVRRGYEVTGYRETESGVVVEYEGPDGRGEEEAQYLVGTDGGRSTIRRLAGIDFPGEPATRGMYLADVVGAGLRMRPIGERIEGGGMVLSVTLEPGIDRIVIHEPGVRPHHGEGELKFSELADAWERMTGEDIHGASARWMCALTNYTGQATDYRKGRVFLAGDSAHDHAPLGAQGVSVGLQDAVNLGWKLAAAIKGQAPDGLLDTYHSERHPIGEQLLRNTLAQSLIYLSGEEMEPLRAVLRELVQIPDAARHLAGLVSGLDVRYDVDTDESGHPLLGLRLAPGREVALTDGGQKRVAELLHSARGVLITTGDSHEAAELAEGWADRVDVVAGSWVPSDTAAGEDPEAVLVRPDGHVVWVSPDGGKLRDALERWFGAAQVAG, from the coding sequence ATGACCCAGGGCGCAATTGTTGTCGGGGCGGGTCCGGTCGGACTCATGCTCGCCGGTGAACTCCGCCTTGCCGGTGTGGAGGTCGCCCTCTACGACAAGCTTCCGGCTCCCAGCGGAGAATCGCGCGGTCTCGGATTCACCGGCCGTACGGCCGAAGTCCTCGACCAGCGTGGCCTGTTGTCGAAGCTCGGTGAGTTCCGCTGGGGCAAGCAGGGCCACTTCGGCGGCGTCCGCATCAATTTCGACGAGCTCGACGAGAGCCACTACGGCATCATGGGCCTGGCCCAGTCCCGCACCGAGGAGACCCTCGGCAAGTGGGTCGAGGAGCTCGGCGTCACCGTGCGCCGCGGATACGAGGTCACCGGCTACCGCGAGACCGAGAGCGGCGTCGTCGTCGAGTACGAGGGCCCCGACGGCCGCGGCGAGGAGGAGGCCCAGTACCTCGTCGGCACCGACGGCGGCCGCTCCACCATCCGCCGCCTCGCCGGCATCGACTTCCCGGGCGAGCCCGCCACCCGCGGCATGTACCTGGCCGACGTGGTCGGCGCCGGACTGCGGATGCGCCCCATCGGCGAGCGCATCGAGGGCGGCGGCATGGTCCTCTCCGTCACCCTGGAGCCGGGCATCGACCGCATCGTCATCCACGAGCCGGGTGTGCGCCCGCACCACGGCGAGGGCGAGCTGAAGTTCTCCGAGCTCGCGGACGCCTGGGAGCGCATGACCGGCGAGGACATCCACGGCGCGAGCGCCCGCTGGATGTGCGCGCTGACCAACTACACCGGCCAGGCCACCGACTACCGCAAGGGCCGGGTCTTCCTCGCCGGCGACTCCGCCCACGACCACGCCCCGCTCGGCGCGCAGGGCGTCAGCGTCGGCCTCCAGGACGCCGTCAACCTCGGCTGGAAGCTGGCCGCCGCCATCAAGGGGCAGGCCCCCGACGGGCTGCTCGACACCTACCACTCCGAACGGCACCCGATCGGCGAGCAGTTGCTGCGCAACACGCTCGCCCAGTCGCTGATCTACCTCAGCGGCGAGGAGATGGAGCCGCTGCGCGCCGTGCTGCGCGAGCTCGTGCAGATCCCGGACGCCGCCCGCCACCTCGCGGGCCTGGTCAGCGGTCTCGACGTACGGTACGACGTCGACACCGACGAGAGCGGCCACCCGCTGCTCGGACTGCGCCTGGCCCCGGGCCGCGAGGTCGCGCTCACCGACGGCGGGCAGAAGCGCGTCGCCGAGCTGCTGCACTCCGCGCGCGGCGTGCTGATCACCACCGGCGACTCGCACGAGGCCGCCGAGCTCGCCGAGGGCTGGGCGGACCGCGTCGACGTGGTCGCCGGCAGCTGGGTCCCCTCGGACACCGCCGCCGGCGAGGACCCGGAGGCCGTGCTCGTACGCCCCGACGGACACGTCGTGTGGGTCTCGCCCGACGGCGGCAAGCTCCGTGACGCGCTTGAGCGGTGGTTCGGCGCGGCTCAAGTGGCCGGTTAG
- a CDS encoding alpha/beta fold hydrolase, translating into MLLDRRKMISLGAGSTALAMAGGVALAEPASATPRRRVPSDAALARSLSGGFRSRYAHANGVRLHYVTGGSGEPVVLLAGWPQTWWAWRHVMPELARRHHVIAVDIRGMGGSDKPQGGYDKKNMARDVHELVRSLGYSRVNIVGHDMGAMVAFSFAANHPAATRRLSVVDTLHVDETQYDLPLLPRPGKGFNLWWWAFNQVQGLPAELAAGRMRHIVDWLFANSLPDQSLVPDFDREVYAHAYDSPDAVRAGTAWYQAAHQDIADLKTYGKVTAPVLGVGSQLTYDQFRQVLPTLATDVRVVHADRSIHYIPEEQPELLSRELLKFLA; encoded by the coding sequence ATGTTGCTGGACCGCAGAAAGATGATCAGCCTGGGCGCTGGATCGACCGCCCTGGCGATGGCCGGCGGTGTCGCCTTGGCCGAGCCCGCCTCGGCAACCCCGCGGCGCCGCGTCCCGAGCGACGCCGCGCTGGCCAGGTCCCTCTCCGGCGGTTTCCGCAGCCGCTACGCGCACGCCAACGGCGTACGGCTGCACTACGTCACCGGTGGCTCCGGTGAACCGGTGGTCCTGCTCGCGGGCTGGCCGCAGACCTGGTGGGCCTGGCGCCACGTCATGCCGGAGCTGGCCCGGCGCCATCACGTCATCGCGGTCGACATCCGGGGCATGGGCGGCTCGGACAAGCCGCAGGGCGGCTACGACAAGAAGAACATGGCCCGCGACGTGCACGAGCTGGTGCGCTCGCTCGGCTACAGCCGGGTCAACATCGTCGGCCACGACATGGGCGCGATGGTGGCGTTCAGCTTCGCCGCCAACCACCCGGCGGCCACCCGCAGGCTCAGCGTCGTCGACACCCTGCACGTCGACGAGACCCAGTACGACCTTCCGCTGCTGCCCCGGCCCGGCAAGGGCTTCAACCTCTGGTGGTGGGCGTTCAACCAGGTGCAGGGCCTGCCCGCGGAGCTGGCGGCCGGCCGGATGCGGCACATCGTCGACTGGCTCTTCGCCAACTCCCTGCCCGACCAGAGCCTCGTCCCCGACTTCGACCGCGAGGTGTACGCGCACGCGTACGACTCGCCCGACGCCGTCCGGGCGGGCACCGCCTGGTACCAGGCCGCCCACCAGGACATCGCGGACCTGAAGACCTACGGCAAGGTGACCGCGCCCGTGCTCGGCGTCGGCTCCCAGCTCACGTACGACCAGTTCCGGCAGGTGCTGCCGACGCTGGCGACGGACGTCCGCGTGGTGCACGCGGACCGGTCGATCCACTACATCCCCGAGGAGCAGCCCGAGCTGCTCAGCCGCGAACTGCTGAAGTTCCTCGCCTGA
- a CDS encoding gamma-glutamyl-gamma-aminobutyrate hydrolase family protein, producing MTRPVVAVTADLTTVNWNIWGDLSVAMLPWEYMEKVHQAGGAPILVPPIPETVDAVMEKADALMMSGGADIEPALYGAEREKFTFPPHKARDTAELAALAIAERRRIPVLGICRGLQLISIIRGGTLNQHLPEHSPAVPGKYEPREIQVKPDSLLGSALGPTATVYCHHHQGIDKLGAGLVATAWSDDGVIEGAEVEDPSAPFLAGLQAHAELGSDTLPLFEAFIEAARKQQREG from the coding sequence ATGACTCGCCCCGTCGTGGCGGTGACCGCCGATCTGACTACGGTGAACTGGAACATTTGGGGAGACCTTTCGGTCGCCATGCTCCCCTGGGAGTACATGGAGAAGGTGCACCAGGCGGGTGGAGCGCCGATTCTGGTGCCGCCGATTCCCGAGACGGTGGACGCCGTGATGGAGAAGGCCGACGCGCTGATGATGAGCGGCGGCGCCGATATCGAGCCCGCTCTTTACGGCGCCGAACGGGAGAAGTTCACGTTTCCCCCGCACAAGGCCCGGGACACCGCCGAGCTCGCCGCCCTCGCGATCGCCGAGCGGCGCCGGATTCCGGTGCTCGGCATCTGCCGCGGCCTCCAGCTGATATCCATCATTCGCGGTGGCACCCTCAACCAGCACCTTCCCGAGCACTCCCCCGCCGTCCCCGGGAAGTACGAGCCGCGCGAGATCCAGGTGAAGCCGGATTCGCTGCTCGGCAGCGCCCTCGGGCCGACCGCCACCGTCTACTGCCACCACCACCAGGGCATCGACAAGCTCGGCGCCGGTCTGGTGGCCACCGCCTGGTCGGACGACGGGGTCATCGAGGGCGCCGAGGTCGAGGACCCGTCGGCCCCGTTCCTCGCCGGCCTCCAGGCGCACGCCGAACTGGGCAGCGACACGCTCCCCCTCTTCGAGGCGTTCATCGAGGCCGCGCGGAAGCAGCAGCGGGAGGGGTGA
- a CDS encoding NAD(P)H-binding protein, whose product MTVLVTGSSGKVGSHLVRLLHARGVTLRAGSRSPEKLTLPEGVESVKLALDEPADFPAALAGVTSVFLYCEAAAVGEFVERAEEAGVEHVVVMSADAVLRPDAAVNPIAAPHLAVEQALAASSITSTALNCGALASNAMPWAWQLKARGTVGLPYPNSYADPVNERDVAEAALAVLTDPSLRGRSYHLTGPEALTFTQHIAAIEAAAGRSIPVIEVPPAVWRANKPDFMPGDIADALLDLWAASSSPVPLTGDVEQLTGHPARPFSEWAQEYAGPFRG is encoded by the coding sequence ATGACCGTCCTCGTCACCGGCAGCAGCGGCAAAGTCGGCTCGCACCTCGTGCGTCTCCTGCACGCGAGGGGCGTCACCTTACGCGCCGGCTCGCGCAGCCCCGAGAAGCTGACGCTGCCCGAGGGCGTCGAGTCCGTGAAGCTGGCGCTCGACGAGCCCGCCGACTTCCCGGCCGCGCTCGCCGGGGTGACCTCGGTCTTCCTGTACTGCGAGGCCGCAGCCGTAGGCGAGTTCGTCGAGCGGGCCGAGGAGGCCGGTGTCGAGCACGTCGTCGTCATGTCGGCCGACGCGGTGCTGCGCCCCGACGCCGCCGTCAACCCGATCGCCGCGCCCCACCTCGCGGTGGAGCAGGCGCTCGCCGCCTCCTCGATCACCTCGACCGCGCTGAACTGCGGCGCCCTCGCCAGCAACGCCATGCCGTGGGCCTGGCAGCTCAAGGCGCGCGGCACGGTCGGCCTGCCGTACCCGAACAGCTACGCCGACCCGGTCAACGAGCGGGACGTCGCCGAGGCCGCGCTCGCGGTGCTCACCGACCCGTCCCTGCGCGGCCGTTCGTACCACCTCACCGGCCCCGAGGCGCTCACCTTCACCCAGCACATCGCGGCCATCGAGGCCGCCGCGGGCCGGTCCATCCCGGTCATCGAGGTCCCCCCGGCCGTGTGGCGGGCGAACAAGCCCGACTTCATGCCGGGCGACATCGCGGACGCGCTGCTCGACCTCTGGGCGGCCAGCTCCTCCCCGGTCCCGCTCACCGGCGACGTCGAGCAGCTGACCGGCCACCCCGCCCGGCCCTTCTCCGAGTGGGCCCAGGAGTACGCGGGCCCGTTCCGCGGCTGA
- a CDS encoding BTAD domain-containing putative transcriptional regulator, whose amino-acid sequence MDIEVLGALSVRKNGLSIAPTAPKPRQVLALLALHSDQVVPLATLAEELWDDTPPRSARTTVQTYVMQLRELIGEALARRDGERRTAKDVLVTLPGGYRLETEGGDAEDAEGTVDFREFERRATVGHRAMDAGDHTGAARLLREALALWTGPALTGVHQGSRLRPEAERLEEARLAALDRRIEADLHLGRHRELLSELTVLVSRYPMHEALHGQFMLALHRSGRRSEALGAYQRLRATLVAQAGLEPSAALGRLQMAILAARPGSPVSDGAPATEQFVARAS is encoded by the coding sequence ATGGACATCGAAGTGCTGGGTGCACTGTCGGTGCGGAAGAACGGGTTATCGATCGCGCCCACTGCCCCGAAGCCGCGGCAGGTGCTGGCACTCCTCGCGCTCCACTCCGATCAGGTGGTGCCGCTGGCGACGCTGGCAGAAGAACTCTGGGACGACACCCCGCCGCGCAGTGCCCGCACCACCGTGCAGACGTATGTGATGCAGCTCCGCGAGCTCATCGGCGAGGCGCTGGCCCGCCGGGACGGCGAGCGGCGCACCGCCAAGGACGTCCTCGTCACCCTGCCCGGCGGCTACCGCCTGGAGACCGAGGGCGGCGACGCCGAGGACGCCGAAGGGACCGTGGACTTCCGCGAGTTCGAGCGGCGCGCCACGGTCGGCCACCGGGCCATGGACGCCGGCGACCACACCGGTGCCGCCCGGCTGCTCCGCGAGGCGCTCGCCCTGTGGACCGGGCCCGCGCTCACCGGCGTCCACCAGGGCAGCCGGCTGCGCCCCGAGGCCGAGCGGCTGGAAGAGGCCCGGCTCGCCGCGCTCGACCGGCGCATCGAGGCCGATCTGCACCTCGGCCGCCACCGCGAACTGCTCTCCGAGCTGACCGTCCTGGTCAGCCGGTACCCCATGCACGAGGCGCTGCACGGCCAGTTCATGCTGGCGCTGCACCGCTCCGGGCGGCGCAGCGAGGCGCTCGGCGCCTACCAGCGGCTGCGCGCGACCCTCGTCGCACAGGCAGGTCTGGAGCCCTCGGCCGCGCTCGGCCGACTCCAGATGGCCATCCTCGCGGCCCGGCCCGGCTCGCCGGTGTCCGACGGCGCTCCCGCCACCGAGCAGTTCGTCGCCCGCGCGAGCTGA
- a CDS encoding FAD-dependent monooxygenase, translating to MTQGAIIVGAGPVGLMLAGELKLGGVEVAVYDRLPAPSGESRGVGFTRRAAEVFDQRGLLARFGDVEWAQGHFGGVRIDFSKLEDNHFSVRGVPQFRTEEILEAWLGELGVRVHRNHEVTGFTESEDGVVVSFTGPDGPGEAEARYVVGCDGARSIVRKSAGIDFPGWDATRGMYMADLVGAGVRQRPIGEQVPGGMVMAFNLENGVDRIVIHDEKLRPHEDKSQLTFEVVADAWQRMTGESLHHAEVRWISAFTDTTRQASEYRKGRVFLVGDATHIHMPAGAQGMSVGVQDAVNLGWKLAAAINGWAPEGLLDTFQSERHPVGEKLMRNTRAQTRLYLTGDEMEPLRAVMRELVESPDVARHLAGQVSGLDVQYDMGATGHPLLGFRLSPDRELTLADGTRTRIAELLHTARGVLITTGDSREAAELAEGWADRVDVVSGSWVPADNAAGDDPEAVLLRPDGHVAWAAPDGGKLRDALERWFGTEG from the coding sequence ATGACCCAGGGCGCAATCATCGTCGGGGCCGGTCCGGTTGGGTTGATGCTCGCCGGTGAGCTGAAGCTGGGTGGTGTGGAGGTGGCGGTCTATGACCGGTTGCCCGCGCCGAGTGGTGAGTCGCGTGGTGTGGGTTTCACCCGGCGTGCCGCGGAGGTTTTCGATCAGCGGGGGCTGCTGGCCCGGTTCGGTGACGTCGAGTGGGCGCAGGGCCACTTCGGCGGGGTGCGGATCGACTTCTCCAAGCTGGAGGACAACCACTTCAGTGTGCGGGGTGTGCCCCAGTTCCGTACCGAGGAGATCCTGGAGGCCTGGCTGGGCGAGCTCGGTGTGCGGGTCCACCGCAACCACGAGGTGACCGGCTTTACGGAGAGCGAGGACGGTGTCGTCGTCTCCTTTACGGGCCCCGACGGGCCGGGCGAGGCCGAGGCCCGCTACGTGGTGGGCTGTGACGGTGCCCGCTCCATCGTCCGCAAGAGTGCGGGGATCGACTTCCCGGGCTGGGATGCCACCCGGGGTATGTACATGGCCGACCTGGTCGGTGCCGGGGTGCGTCAGCGGCCGATCGGGGAGCAGGTGCCCGGGGGCATGGTGATGGCGTTCAATCTGGAGAACGGTGTCGACCGGATCGTCATCCACGACGAGAAGCTGCGCCCGCATGAGGACAAGAGCCAGCTGACCTTCGAGGTCGTCGCGGATGCCTGGCAGCGGATGACGGGGGAGTCGCTGCATCATGCGGAGGTGCGGTGGATCAGTGCGTTCACCGACACCACCCGCCAGGCCTCCGAGTACCGCAAGGGCCGCGTCTTCCTGGTCGGGGACGCCACGCACATTCATATGCCGGCCGGTGCGCAGGGTATGAGTGTGGGGGTGCAGGACGCGGTGAACCTGGGCTGGAAGCTGGCCGCGGCCATCAACGGCTGGGCGCCCGAGGGCCTGCTGGACACCTTCCAGTCCGAGCGGCACCCGGTCGGCGAGAAGCTGATGCGCAACACCCGCGCCCAGACCCGCCTCTACCTCACCGGTGACGAGATGGAGCCGCTGCGCGCGGTGATGCGCGAGCTCGTCGAGTCCCCCGACGTCGCCCGCCACCTGGCCGGGCAGGTCAGCGGTCTGGATGTGCAGTACGACATGGGCGCCACCGGCCACCCCCTGCTGGGCTTCCGCCTCTCGCCGGACCGCGAGCTGACGCTCGCCGACGGCACCCGCACCCGCATCGCCGAACTCCTCCACACCGCCCGCGGCGTGCTGATCACCACCGGCGACTCACGCGAAGCGGCCGAACTCGCCGAAGGCTGGGCCGACCGCGTCGACGTCGTCAGCGGCAGCTGGGTCCCCGCGGACAACGCGGCGGGCGACGACCCCGAGGCCGTACTGCTGCGCCCCGACGGACACGTCGCCTGGGCCGCACCCGACGGCGGCAAACTCCGCGACGCCCTGGAGCGCTGGTTCGGCACGGAGGGCTAG
- a CDS encoding sigma-70 family RNA polymerase sigma factor, translated as MDEREWLAQRFEENRSHLRAVAYRMLGSLSEADDAVQESWLRLSRSDTDDIENLVGWLTTIVGRVCLDMLRSRRARREDPLEAQVTEPALEPEDGADPEHQALLADSVGLALLVVLETLDPAERLAFVLHDMFAVPFEEIAPIVDRSPAAARQLASRARRRVQGVNTPPAPDLTRQREVVEAFLSAARGGDFDALVAVLDPDVVARSYAGDRPGASTVLRGAAAVARQALTFAQFAKSAEPALVDGSPGVVADRGKPGYRVMSFGFSDHVITEIEVITDPARLGALELVLLEA; from the coding sequence ATGGACGAGCGCGAGTGGCTGGCGCAGCGATTCGAGGAGAACCGGAGCCATCTGAGAGCGGTGGCCTACCGGATGCTCGGCTCGCTGAGCGAGGCCGACGACGCCGTTCAGGAGTCCTGGCTGAGGCTCAGCCGCTCCGACACGGACGACATCGAGAACCTGGTCGGCTGGCTGACGACGATCGTGGGCCGGGTCTGTCTGGACATGCTGCGCTCCCGCCGGGCCCGCCGTGAGGACCCGCTGGAGGCCCAGGTCACCGAGCCCGCCCTGGAGCCGGAGGACGGCGCCGACCCCGAACACCAGGCGCTCCTCGCCGACTCGGTGGGCCTCGCCCTGCTGGTCGTCCTGGAGACGCTCGACCCCGCCGAGCGGCTGGCGTTCGTGCTGCACGACATGTTCGCGGTGCCCTTCGAGGAGATCGCGCCCATCGTGGACCGCAGCCCCGCGGCCGCCCGGCAGTTGGCCAGCCGCGCCCGCCGCCGCGTCCAGGGTGTGAACACCCCGCCCGCCCCCGACCTCACCCGCCAGCGCGAGGTCGTCGAGGCGTTCCTCAGCGCGGCCCGCGGCGGCGACTTCGACGCCCTGGTCGCCGTGCTCGACCCCGACGTCGTGGCCCGCTCGTACGCGGGCGACCGCCCCGGGGCCTCCACCGTGCTGCGCGGTGCCGCGGCCGTGGCCCGGCAGGCGCTCACCTTCGCCCAGTTCGCCAAGTCCGCCGAGCCCGCGCTGGTGGACGGCTCGCCGGGTGTGGTGGCGGACCGCGGCAAGCCGGGCTACCGCGTGATGAGCTTCGGCTTCTCCGACCACGTGATCACCGAGATCGAGGTCATCACCGACCCGGCGCGCCTGGGCGCGCTCGAACTGGTGCTGCTCGAAGCGTGA